Proteins encoded within one genomic window of Prosthecochloris marina:
- a CDS encoding MFS transporter — protein MRLIKAVLLLSSAMTVMAGAVISPALPEISRHFSADNANVLTKLILTMPALTIALCAPLAGHLSDLFGRKKLLVYSLFLYGLSGFSGFFLDDLFLLLASRAVLGISVGGIMSAATALVGDLFSGNERAEFIGLQSGFMYIGGIVLVLLGGFLAEISWKAPFLAYLSAFAVFILAIIGLSKPNHGSNSSEMVDLEKSLRVPYLAVGLIYLLVFLLMIFYYMVLVQLPFILQDRFGVGSAVTGLAISVSAFAGSLSSLSYPLIKRRLSYKLIYVLGFIFVSAGYVLIGNSFGFVVILTGLALAGFGNGMLMPNGSFWLMEVAPEHIRGKAVGGFTGMIFLGQFLSPILMAPFVSLFSLNGAFLVSALFLATVAISIAMLPMSRIVSSRLSGSLDKNNVR, from the coding sequence ATGCGGCTTATAAAAGCGGTGCTCCTGCTGTCAAGTGCTATGACAGTAATGGCAGGGGCTGTTATTTCCCCCGCTCTTCCCGAGATAAGCCGTCATTTTTCCGCAGACAACGCGAATGTTCTGACGAAACTCATCTTGACGATGCCTGCACTGACGATTGCCTTGTGTGCTCCTCTTGCCGGTCATCTTTCGGATCTTTTCGGGCGTAAAAAACTTCTTGTTTATTCACTGTTTTTGTATGGTTTGTCCGGATTCAGCGGTTTTTTTCTGGACGATCTTTTTCTCCTGCTTGCGAGTCGTGCAGTTCTCGGCATTAGTGTTGGGGGAATCATGAGTGCTGCAACCGCACTGGTTGGAGATTTGTTCTCCGGCAACGAGCGTGCTGAGTTTATCGGACTACAGTCGGGGTTCATGTATATCGGGGGGATTGTACTTGTTCTGCTGGGTGGATTTCTGGCAGAAATAAGCTGGAAAGCCCCTTTTCTTGCATACCTTTCGGCTTTTGCCGTGTTCATCTTGGCGATAATCGGGCTCAGTAAACCGAATCACGGTTCGAACAGTTCCGAGATGGTTGACCTGGAAAAGTCATTGCGTGTGCCGTATCTTGCGGTTGGCTTGATCTATCTGTTGGTTTTCCTGCTGATGATCTTTTACTATATGGTACTCGTTCAGTTGCCGTTTATTTTGCAGGATCGCTTTGGGGTCGGTAGTGCCGTTACCGGCCTTGCTATTTCTGTTTCAGCGTTTGCCGGTTCCCTTTCTTCGCTTTCCTATCCTTTGATCAAACGGAGATTGTCGTATAAACTGATCTATGTTCTTGGATTTATTTTTGTGTCTGCAGGATATGTTCTGATAGGCAACTCTTTCGGTTTTGTAGTCATACTTACAGGACTCGCACTTGCCGGATTCGGCAACGGCATGCTGATGCCGAACGGTAGTTTCTGGCTTATGGAAGTGGCTCCCGAGCATATAAGAGGAAAAGCTGTGGGCGGTTTTACGGGAATGATATTTCTTGGGCAGTTTCTTTCTCCGATTCTCATGGCCCCTTTTGTATCGCTCTTTTCGCTTAACGGAGCATTTCTGGTGTCGGCTCTGTTTCTCGCTACTGTTGCAATCAGCATCGCAATGCTTCCGATGAGCCGAATTGTTTCCTCTCGATTATCAGGTAGTCTCGATAAGAACAACGTTCGTTGA
- a CDS encoding TolC family protein produces the protein MTNMYNYSNQARKIVTLLFLLLVPAQALKASEPSQTAFEKNLTIETAKQTALENNPGIRQTLARIRSAKAILGQAYASWLPTISANGGYIYRHIDIQPDYDPFNRVKGDITETTGSLQLNWLLFNGLARRAETLAAKYGVEQAKQTYADTQRLLMESVATAYYQAQLARENIRIAEKNAAFNRELEKNAQIQRKVGTAPRSEMLNFSIRAIQAESDSIRADRDYTVARTVLAELMGIDKTELSAELGPAPENTEITDVIPSYEQIITLALENRPDLSAVEAGINAAVQRKDAAKGSWLPTVNLTAGLNYDKQTGIDPDQEERNRYAGITARWDLFTGGKRSSVFQQKKAEVFALEAEKQQTILSIQSGIRQAIANAEAARKQWKRQESALKMTQQVRDDIELLYKTGSATLTRLNEAQTDLVRAQVLAASSKVEYLLALEELSSETGNIPTLSTPEENIAPVE, from the coding sequence ATGACAAATATGTATAACTACAGCAACCAGGCAAGGAAAATTGTCACCTTGCTCTTTTTACTGCTTGTTCCGGCACAAGCTCTGAAAGCTTCGGAACCCTCACAGACGGCTTTTGAAAAGAACCTGACCATAGAAACAGCGAAGCAGACCGCTCTTGAAAACAATCCCGGAATTCGACAAACTCTTGCGAGGATACGTTCTGCAAAGGCAATTCTCGGACAGGCATACGCCTCCTGGCTCCCCACCATTTCCGCTAACGGTGGCTATATTTATCGTCATATCGACATACAGCCCGACTACGATCCTTTCAACCGTGTCAAAGGGGATATCACAGAAACAACGGGTAGCCTCCAACTCAACTGGCTCCTTTTCAACGGATTGGCAAGAAGAGCCGAAACACTTGCAGCGAAGTATGGCGTCGAGCAGGCAAAACAAACATATGCCGATACACAAAGACTTCTTATGGAATCGGTAGCAACAGCGTACTACCAGGCTCAGCTTGCAAGAGAAAACATACGTATAGCCGAAAAAAATGCGGCTTTCAACCGGGAACTTGAAAAAAACGCACAGATACAGCGCAAAGTTGGAACTGCTCCCCGGTCGGAAATGCTCAACTTTTCCATCAGGGCCATTCAGGCTGAAAGTGACTCCATTCGTGCTGACAGAGATTATACCGTTGCACGTACGGTTCTCGCTGAACTCATGGGAATCGATAAAACCGAGCTTTCCGCTGAGCTTGGACCTGCACCAGAAAACACTGAAATCACCGATGTAATCCCTTCATATGAGCAAATTATTACCCTTGCATTGGAAAACCGGCCCGACCTCTCGGCTGTAGAGGCCGGGATCAACGCGGCGGTTCAGCGCAAAGATGCCGCAAAAGGCTCCTGGCTGCCGACAGTCAACCTCACTGCCGGTTTGAATTATGACAAACAAACAGGGATCGACCCTGACCAGGAAGAACGTAACCGTTATGCAGGTATAACGGCACGTTGGGATCTGTTCACAGGAGGCAAAAGAAGCTCGGTTTTTCAGCAGAAAAAAGCGGAGGTTTTCGCTCTTGAAGCAGAAAAACAACAGACGATACTTTCGATTCAGTCGGGCATACGACAAGCTATTGCCAACGCCGAAGCTGCAAGAAAACAGTGGAAGCGCCAAGAAAGTGCTCTAAAGATGACACAACAGGTACGCGACGATATCGAATTGCTTTATAAAACAGGGTCCGCTACCCTGACAAGACTCAACGAAGCCCAAACAGATCTTGTACGAGCGCAGGTGCTTGCTGCAAGCAGTAAAGTAGAATATCTTCTTGCCCTTGAGGAATTATCGTCTGAAACCGGGAACATTCCAACGTTATCGACGCCGGAAGAAAACATTGCTCCCGTAGAGTAG
- a CDS encoding DUF2779 domain-containing protein, with translation MTHRYLTKSRFLLAMQCPTKLYYAGKEEYADQSSEDPFLAALAEGGFQVGALARCYFPGGHMIGQLDDRTALVETARLFEQENVVLYEPAFRYENLFVRVDVLVKEGKRLRLYEVKSKSWNPSEEKAFIGKKGNFSAAWKPYLYDIAFQAYVVGKAMPGFGAEAFLMFADKTAKCPTDGLNQKFRIRKKLSGNKAEVLTGELTLQDLSVQLLTSVPVGAYVSMIISGDGTDDFEPRGFEGTLRYLADCYAVDRKILPEPGGKCGKCQFISSEESGQRKSGFKECWKEAFGWQDEDFREQLVLDLWDYRKKDSAISTGKLKIVDLEKEDLGMRDDGGDGQHGLSRTSRQFLQIEKERLHDQEPYIDRDNLKREMNGWNFPLHFIDFETATAPIPFTKGRYPYEMIAFQFSHHIAEENGSVRHAGQFLLTEPGVFPNYAFLRALKTELEKDRGSVFRYSHYENTVLNVIHRQLREEENPPGDSEELLAFIESISHSSSGNECSWQGSRDMVDLLDMVKRYYYHPLTRGSNSIKYVLPAILESSAFLQRKYAGNVYGAEGEISSLNFKDKRWIEKENGRVKDPYLLLPKMFIDIAPEEMEHLMSGEEENAIRHGGAAMTAYARLQYEEMKDVERNAMMRALLQYCELDTLAMVMLFEAWKEEVS, from the coding sequence ATGACCCATAGATATCTGACGAAATCGAGATTTCTGCTTGCAATGCAGTGTCCGACAAAACTCTACTACGCAGGGAAGGAAGAATATGCCGATCAGTCGAGTGAAGATCCTTTTCTTGCTGCTCTTGCTGAAGGAGGGTTCCAGGTTGGTGCGCTTGCCCGCTGTTATTTTCCCGGTGGACACATGATCGGACAGCTTGACGATCGGACGGCGTTGGTTGAAACCGCCCGGCTTTTTGAGCAGGAAAATGTCGTGTTGTATGAGCCGGCTTTTCGTTATGAGAATCTTTTTGTAAGGGTGGATGTTCTGGTCAAGGAAGGTAAGCGACTGCGTCTTTACGAGGTTAAATCCAAATCCTGGAATCCTTCTGAGGAAAAGGCTTTTATCGGGAAAAAGGGCAATTTTTCCGCAGCATGGAAACCTTATCTCTATGATATTGCATTTCAGGCTTATGTTGTAGGGAAAGCGATGCCGGGGTTCGGTGCGGAAGCGTTTCTCATGTTTGCCGACAAGACTGCAAAGTGTCCGACTGACGGATTGAATCAGAAGTTCCGCATTCGTAAGAAGCTATCCGGCAACAAGGCAGAAGTATTGACCGGTGAGCTGACTTTGCAGGACCTTTCTGTTCAACTGTTGACTTCGGTTCCGGTTGGTGCATATGTTTCCATGATTATAAGCGGTGACGGAACGGATGATTTCGAGCCGAGGGGTTTCGAGGGAACGTTGCGGTACTTAGCGGATTGCTATGCAGTGGACCGGAAGATTTTGCCGGAGCCCGGAGGGAAGTGTGGAAAATGCCAGTTTATATCTTCCGAAGAAAGCGGGCAAAGGAAAAGTGGTTTCAAAGAATGTTGGAAAGAGGCTTTCGGGTGGCAGGATGAAGATTTCAGGGAGCAGCTGGTGCTCGATCTCTGGGACTACAGAAAAAAAGATTCTGCAATATCTACCGGAAAATTAAAGATTGTCGATCTTGAAAAAGAAGACCTTGGAATGAGGGATGATGGTGGTGACGGGCAACATGGGCTTTCCAGAACAAGTCGCCAGTTTCTGCAAATCGAAAAGGAACGGCTGCATGACCAGGAGCCTTATATTGACAGGGATAATCTCAAGCGGGAAATGAATGGATGGAATTTTCCACTGCATTTTATCGATTTTGAGACGGCGACGGCTCCCATTCCGTTTACCAAGGGGCGGTATCCTTACGAGATGATTGCTTTTCAGTTTTCGCATCACATAGCCGAAGAAAATGGCTCTGTGCGTCATGCAGGTCAGTTTTTGCTGACAGAACCGGGTGTGTTTCCAAACTATGCATTTCTCCGGGCTCTCAAAACCGAGCTGGAAAAGGATCGAGGTTCGGTTTTTCGCTACAGCCATTACGAAAACACTGTTCTGAACGTCATTCACCGCCAGCTCAGGGAAGAAGAAAACCCTCCGGGAGACAGTGAAGAGCTTCTTGCTTTCATCGAGAGTATTTCTCACTCTTCGTCCGGAAACGAATGTTCTTGGCAGGGATCGAGAGATATGGTCGATCTGCTCGATATGGTAAAGCGTTACTACTATCATCCACTGACGAGGGGATCGAACTCCATCAAGTATGTTCTACCGGCCATACTGGAAAGTTCAGCTTTTTTGCAACGTAAATACGCAGGGAATGTTTACGGTGCCGAAGGAGAAATTTCCAGTTTGAACTTCAAGGACAAGCGGTGGATTGAAAAGGAAAACGGTAGAGTCAAAGATCCATATCTGCTTTTGCCGAAGATGTTTATTGACATTGCGCCGGAGGAGATGGAACATTTGATGAGCGGAGAAGAGGAAAATGCGATTCGTCACGGCGGGGCGGCAATGACTGCGTATGCAAGGCTGCAATATGAGGAGATGAAAGATGTTGAACGAAATGCCATGATGCGTGCATTGCTTCAGTATTGCGAGCTCGATACGCTTGCCATGGTAATGTTGTTCGAAGCATGGAAAGAGGAGGTTTCATGA
- a CDS encoding MauE/DoxX family redox-associated membrane protein encodes MSSSITITVLRFVTGALFILASYPKIINPVHFSAVVAEYQLLPESLIPFAAIILPWIELMCGVMLILNVFAQSNALIMMVVLVIFTIGVTNNLLRGIIHDCGCFELLDGWLGFQEEISFSTILRDLFFIGLILPILLYGSNVFFRRR; translated from the coding sequence ATGTCGAGTTCGATAACCATAACTGTGTTGAGATTTGTCACAGGGGCATTGTTTATTCTTGCCAGTTATCCCAAAATCATCAACCCGGTCCATTTCAGTGCAGTTGTGGCTGAGTATCAGCTGTTGCCTGAAAGTCTTATCCCGTTTGCAGCAATAATTTTACCCTGGATAGAATTGATGTGCGGAGTGATGCTTATTCTGAATGTGTTTGCTCAAAGCAATGCTTTAATAATGATGGTTGTGCTTGTCATCTTTACCATTGGTGTTACAAACAATCTCCTCAGGGGTATTATTCATGATTGCGGATGCTTTGAGCTGCTCGACGGATGGCTTGGATTTCAGGAAGAAATAAGTTTTTCAACGATTCTTCGAGATTTGTTTTTCATAGGCTTGATTCTTCCGATTCTACTCTACGGGAGCAATGTTTTCTTCCGGCGTCGATAA
- a CDS encoding PPC domain-containing DNA-binding protein codes for MLYSEAKQGRTFIIRLEDEEIVHQTLEKFAVDHDIKSAALIILGGADKGSNLVVGPQQGRTLPVMPMQHELYEAHEVTGTGTIFPDEKNNPVLHLHMACGREENTVTGCIREGVKVWHVMEVVMFEITATTATRKPDPEIGFKLLVP; via the coding sequence ATGCTGTATTCCGAGGCAAAGCAGGGAAGAACATTCATCATACGACTGGAAGATGAAGAAATCGTTCATCAAACACTTGAAAAATTCGCGGTGGACCATGACATCAAATCCGCAGCTCTTATTATACTCGGAGGAGCGGATAAGGGAAGTAATTTGGTAGTAGGCCCGCAGCAAGGGCGCACATTACCTGTCATGCCTATGCAGCACGAGCTTTATGAAGCTCACGAGGTCACCGGTACCGGAACGATCTTCCCGGATGAAAAAAATAATCCGGTGCTCCACCTTCATATGGCATGCGGCCGTGAAGAAAATACCGTTACAGGCTGTATTCGTGAAGGTGTAAAAGTATGGCACGTCATGGAGGTCGTCATGTTCGAAATAACTGCAACAACGGCAACTCGCAAGCCTGATCCCGAGATCGGCTTCAAGCTGCTTGTCCCGTGA
- a CDS encoding M48 family metallopeptidase: MPAQRQFRFECPDGDIIYTVQTSLRAKHVRLRVSPREGLVVVVPQGFDRSQVAGIVAKRLSWIRKAFGKMPVVRSPEGLLPQTLSLRSIGEEWCVFFEVSRKPECCFVEKPGRILEIHSLPGGLNTQLDLLREWVKRKAVTELLKKLDEVSKQYGFLYDKGAVRCQKTRWGSCSTKRTISLNMKLLFLPPGLVEYIMLHELCHTVYMNHSQRFWALVEQKMPDYIVYDRAMREASRYIPQFLQW, encoded by the coding sequence ATGCCTGCACAGCGCCAATTCCGTTTCGAGTGTCCCGATGGGGATATCATCTATACTGTTCAAACAAGCCTTCGCGCCAAACATGTCCGGTTACGTGTTTCTCCTCGTGAAGGGCTCGTTGTTGTCGTTCCGCAGGGGTTCGACAGGTCTCAGGTGGCTGGTATTGTCGCAAAACGACTGTCCTGGATACGCAAAGCTTTTGGAAAGATGCCCGTGGTTCGATCCCCGGAAGGCTTGTTGCCTCAAACCCTTTCCCTGCGAAGTATCGGTGAAGAATGGTGCGTTTTTTTTGAGGTCAGCAGGAAACCGGAATGTTGTTTTGTTGAAAAACCCGGCAGAATACTCGAGATCCATTCGTTGCCGGGTGGGCTGAATACACAGCTTGATCTTCTGCGTGAATGGGTTAAAAGAAAAGCAGTGACCGAACTGCTGAAAAAGCTCGATGAGGTTTCGAAACAGTATGGATTTTTGTATGACAAAGGAGCTGTACGATGTCAAAAAACCAGGTGGGGAAGTTGTTCGACCAAAAGAACGATAAGCCTCAACATGAAGCTGCTGTTTCTTCCGCCCGGCCTTGTTGAGTATATCATGCTGCACGAGCTTTGTCATACCGTTTACATGAACCATTCACAACGTTTCTGGGCTCTTGTTGAGCAAAAAATGCCGGATTACATTGTTTATGACCGTGCCATGAGAGAAGCGTCCCGTTATATCCCGCAGTTTCTGCAATGGTGA
- a CDS encoding rhodanese-like domain-containing protein, whose protein sequence is MKEKQAAGSIVLTSIIITLAVSGIGLVFNMINPNGITLVNSSSPPLVEIAEAKQDKVREGSSGDVPAAREIEVITLLEAKAFFERGEGFFVDARSEYKYYELHISGALSLSASKFDSRYEDFSDVIAKDALLIIYCHSITCPYSDIVARKLRGLGYTNIKVFAGGWVEWLQARYPVQGFKVDS, encoded by the coding sequence ATGAAGGAAAAACAAGCGGCAGGAAGTATAGTCCTTACAAGCATAATAATCACGCTCGCCGTGAGTGGGATTGGTTTGGTGTTCAATATGATAAACCCCAATGGAATTACACTTGTGAATTCTTCAAGTCCGCCCCTTGTAGAGATTGCCGAGGCCAAACAAGATAAAGTCCGGGAAGGTTCGTCAGGTGACGTGCCTGCAGCAAGAGAAATAGAGGTGATTACTTTGTTGGAAGCCAAGGCTTTCTTCGAGAGGGGTGAGGGTTTTTTTGTCGATGCGAGATCTGAGTACAAGTATTATGAGCTGCATATATCAGGTGCATTGTCATTGTCGGCAAGTAAATTCGACTCCCGGTATGAAGATTTCAGTGATGTTATTGCAAAAGATGCGTTGCTTATCATTTACTGTCACAGCATTACCTGTCCTTACAGCGATATTGTTGCCAGGAAGCTAAGAGGGCTTGGGTATACGAACATCAAAGTTTTTGCTGGAGGGTGGGTCGAGTGGTTGCAAGCAAGATATCCCGTTCAAGGTTTTAAAGTTGACTCATGA
- a CDS encoding TolC family outer membrane protein, protein MKNRYRKRALKALLLFAVLTGMIVPSTLVARDNTVTVKSAVEHTINSNPVVQAKWHEFRAAYHEEAVAYGGYLPKLDATAGIGREWVDGDNLTKDVYTRRGVRLEVTQMLFDGFYTHHQVCRLKCEGKALYFEFLDSIEQAGLEAVRAYADVQRYRNLVTLAEKNYAYHQKIYDQISRRVRSGVSTSVDMEQIEGRLALAKSNLINEKANLHDVTARYQRIVGELPPEVLPEFEVPVSAIPLRVERALEESYRKNPGFLASMLEIKASRHALDVQRSKFYPRFDLRAYQDWSWDEDGIDGYQREAAVEVVMSYNIFNGGSDFAAVRQYKQKLYRSIDLKDKACRDLRQTVEIAYNDREALTSQVSYLDQHRMQLAEVRVAYLDQFTIGRRTLLDLLDTENEYYQAERAYTNGVYDLVVADARTLAGMGRLLNDMDIVRYDLPTLEELDYDGIPAMQASDYCPIEVPEGSIQ, encoded by the coding sequence ATGAAAAACAGGTACAGAAAGCGGGCGCTGAAAGCACTACTGCTGTTCGCAGTGCTGACAGGAATGATCGTGCCGTCGACTTTGGTGGCGCGTGATAATACGGTAACGGTGAAATCGGCTGTTGAACATACGATCAACAGTAATCCTGTAGTGCAAGCGAAATGGCATGAGTTCAGAGCGGCTTACCATGAAGAAGCGGTAGCCTATGGCGGTTATCTGCCGAAACTCGACGCTACTGCAGGCATCGGCCGGGAGTGGGTGGACGGTGACAATCTGACGAAAGATGTTTATACTCGCAGGGGCGTCCGTCTGGAAGTAACACAAATGCTGTTTGATGGTTTTTATACCCATCACCAGGTGTGCCGACTGAAGTGTGAGGGTAAGGCGCTTTATTTCGAGTTTCTCGATTCCATCGAGCAGGCTGGTCTAGAAGCTGTCAGGGCTTATGCCGATGTGCAACGTTACCGGAACCTTGTCACGCTTGCTGAAAAAAACTATGCCTACCACCAGAAAATCTACGATCAGATCAGTCGTCGTGTACGATCAGGTGTGAGTACCAGTGTGGACATGGAGCAGATAGAAGGGCGCCTTGCATTGGCGAAGTCCAATCTTATTAACGAAAAGGCGAACTTGCATGACGTGACAGCACGTTACCAGCGGATTGTTGGAGAATTACCTCCGGAAGTATTACCGGAATTCGAAGTGCCGGTATCGGCGATTCCTTTGCGTGTCGAGAGAGCCCTTGAAGAGTCTTATCGGAAGAATCCAGGGTTTCTTGCCTCGATGCTTGAAATCAAGGCATCCAGGCATGCGCTCGATGTGCAGAGATCGAAGTTTTATCCTCGTTTCGATTTGCGAGCCTACCAGGATTGGAGCTGGGATGAGGATGGTATTGACGGTTACCAGCGAGAAGCTGCGGTAGAGGTTGTGATGAGTTACAATATTTTCAATGGCGGTTCGGATTTTGCTGCAGTACGCCAGTATAAACAAAAGCTGTACCGGTCGATTGATTTGAAAGATAAAGCATGCCGTGATTTGCGTCAAACGGTTGAAATTGCGTATAATGACCGCGAGGCGCTGACTTCCCAGGTAAGTTATCTCGATCAGCATCGCATGCAGCTTGCCGAGGTACGAGTCGCCTATCTTGACCAGTTTACGATAGGGAGGCGAACGTTGCTCGACCTTCTGGATACGGAGAACGAATATTATCAGGCAGAGCGTGCGTATACTAACGGAGTGTACGATTTAGTGGTGGCCGATGCGCGAACGCTTGCGGGAATGGGGCGTTTGCTCAATGACATGGACATTGTTCGATATGACCTGCCGACGCTCGAGGAACTGGACTATGATGGGATCCCTGCTATGCAGGCGTCGGATTACTGTCCTATAGAGGTACCTGAAGGGTCAATACAATAA
- the ald gene encoding alanine dehydrogenase, with the protein MIIGIPKEVKVRENRVACTPAGIRYLSDAGHTVLVQSEAGEGSGFSDAAFRKSGAEILDDPAEVWLADMVVKVKEPVEAEYGFLRNGQVLFAFLHLAANPKLACCLVEKGVSAVAYETVYTNGRLPLLAPMSEIAGKMSVMAGGVYLANHFGGNGMLLGGVPGVLPGKVTILGGGTAGMNAAIIAKGMGARVTVLDLNQERMRYLSNVLGAQVQTIFSTGQHIIEELKDTDLLVGAVLIPGATAPKLLDRDMLRSMKKGSVFVDISIDQGGCSITSKPTSHENPVFVEEGVLHYCVTNMPGAYARTSTEALTGNTLPYVRAIADTGVEEAVRSVSGLRGGLNVHKNRITNKAVSASLGIEYGGSSLDMDD; encoded by the coding sequence ATGATCATAGGTATACCGAAAGAGGTTAAAGTAAGGGAAAATCGCGTAGCCTGTACTCCCGCAGGTATACGGTATCTTTCGGACGCAGGGCACACGGTTCTGGTTCAGAGCGAAGCAGGGGAAGGGAGTGGTTTCAGCGATGCTGCGTTCAGGAAATCAGGTGCGGAAATATTGGACGATCCTGCGGAAGTCTGGTTGGCCGATATGGTTGTCAAGGTAAAAGAGCCTGTTGAAGCTGAATATGGTTTTCTCCGCAACGGTCAGGTCTTGTTTGCTTTTCTGCATCTTGCGGCAAATCCTAAACTGGCTTGTTGTCTTGTCGAGAAAGGAGTGAGTGCTGTAGCTTATGAAACAGTTTATACAAACGGGCGCTTGCCTCTTTTGGCTCCGATGAGTGAAATTGCCGGTAAAATGAGTGTTATGGCAGGGGGGGTTTACCTTGCAAATCATTTTGGCGGCAACGGCATGTTATTGGGCGGTGTTCCGGGAGTTTTACCCGGCAAGGTTACCATTCTGGGAGGTGGTACGGCGGGAATGAATGCCGCTATCATTGCAAAAGGGATGGGCGCAAGGGTTACTGTACTGGATCTGAATCAGGAAAGAATGCGTTATCTAAGCAACGTGCTCGGTGCGCAGGTCCAGACGATTTTTTCAACAGGCCAGCACATTATTGAAGAACTCAAAGATACCGATCTTCTTGTCGGGGCGGTGCTTATTCCCGGGGCAACCGCTCCTAAACTACTCGATCGTGACATGCTGCGCTCCATGAAAAAAGGTTCGGTTTTTGTTGACATATCGATCGATCAAGGGGGATGTTCGATAACTTCGAAACCAACCTCACATGAAAACCCTGTCTTTGTCGAGGAGGGTGTTTTGCATTATTGTGTGACCAACATGCCAGGAGCTTATGCCAGAACTTCTACCGAGGCGCTTACCGGCAACACCCTGCCGTATGTCAGAGCAATTGCAGATACGGGGGTCGAAGAAGCGGTGCGTTCGGTTTCCGGCTTGCGTGGAGGTCTGAATGTTCATAAAAATCGAATAACCAATAAAGCGGTTTCCGCCTCACTGGGTATTGAATATGGCGGAAGCTCTTTGGATATGGATGATTAA